The DNA sequence CTAGTGGCAAAAGCAAGCAAGGTATTGGATTCTGAAGGTGCCCTGAAAGGCTAGAGCAGCACAGTTCGGATCCATAAAAAGGAGCCTCTGAATTGGCCCAAGGCTTATCCAGGTTCTCCTTGGACAGAGCCAGtcagtcctcctgcctgggcaTATCCAGCTCTCTAGTCCTGGCAGTCACCTCCACTCTGTTAGAGACCTGGAGTTGCAGCCTTCGATCAATTTGCAGAGACGTATTTACCATCTTTGTCAAAAGCCATGGCTAGTGAAATGTGACTCAGAACCAGCAAGAGAACTAATCCAGCCTGGCCTCTCCCATGACAGAAGCCCACGGTGTGGGACAGGGCACCAAATGTTGGGCAGTGAAGGAACAAACAGACCAACCCCGTGCAGCCAGGTTTCTTCCACTTCCCCCAGACCAGCACTGTCCTCCATCTTGCCCAACCTCCAAATCGTAGACAGTAGGGCAGATGCTGCTAGGCCCTTGCTAGCCTCACGGCTGTTCGACTCTTGGGACATTCTCTGGGCCCTGCTTGAACCCTTGGCTTTCCTTCCCCAGTACATCAAGTGGCCACAGCTATAGAGAAGGAAATGGATCTGCTCGCCACACCGCGTGTTTTTCAAACAAGCTGTCCCAAAGCAGATAGCCTATTTTATCAGAAATGTCACAGTCTGGGCCTGCCTCTAGGACTCTGGAATTGGGGCTTTTTACGCTGAAAAGATAATTTCCCCTGAAGTAATTCTGCCCATCTTCCTAGTTGATTCCAGGGAATTCATGCCCAGAAACAGTGGAGACCATGGCCAAAGTTCAAATTTCCACACAGGATTCCCTTTTTTGGAAAATCCGATTAAAGCTCACTACACCAGTCCTCAGGAGCCTTCTATATATGGCAGCTAACTGCAGCCTGTATGAACCCTCTACTGGGAACAGACATGGCTTTGTGTTTCCCTGAGAAGCCAGCAGAGCTGCAGAACTGCAGCAGCCCCAGTCGGACTGGAGGAGAGGAAACAGCAAGGCCTCGCTGGGCCTAGCTCAATGCCACGGCAGTAAGAAGTGACTGGAAATTCTCCCCAGGCTGCCCCTGACGCACTTAAAATGTACTGCACGTTCTGGGCCTCTCTGCCCGTGGCACAGGCACAGGACAGTAAGAACAGTGAGATTAGACAACTGAAAGTCTCGGACAATTGGAGCTTTGGCCTTTGGCAGTGGAGggctagattaaaaaacaaacgaAACCACAAAACTCATCAGGAACTTGAAAAGCCCCTGCGTGTCCTCTGCAATAGAGCAAAGCCTGTGCTTCCTGGACGTCTCAGTGGATTGTCTGTGAAGACACCTCTGACGGGGGCCACAGACAACGTCCCTTATAGCTACTTCCCTTCAGCTGGGGCCCATGTGAGCAGTGAACAAGATCACTTGCTCTCACTAGCTGCTGCAGCGTTTAGTCCCATGGGAACGGAAAGGCCAAAGGAGATCTTGGGATGCTCTGGTGAGGAGTGCCTGGGGGTAACAAGCCAGTGTGGGTGCACCCCCAGTCAGCTGCTGGCAGGAGGGCAGCCTGGGGCGGGGAGTcttcccccctccttccaccGAGGCCTGGCTCACCACGGGAGTGaggggatgggaggagagggcaggCGAGGCCAGGTGGGAGATGGAAAGAACCTGGGGCCTGTGCTTTCAGGTAGTGAGAACCCCCAGCGCAGGAGCCCAGCTCTGCTCCCTTACAGCCCGTTCACCGGCTGGAGTTCACCCCAGTCTGGGGCAGCTCTGGAGAGAGGGCACGAGTGAGCACAGCCATGTGGCATGGTGCAAATGGAATCTTTGTTTTCATCCTGTCACCAAGTGGCTCTGTGACCTGGGGCAGGTCACGTCCCCTCTTCAGGTCTCAATAATCTCACCTGTGAAATGAAGGGATTCTACAAGATGTCTCTACTGTCTCTCACGGGGCCCTCTCCCTTCTCATCTCCCAGCAGCATGGAGCTCAGGCACTAGTGGGTTATTTTACAAGAGGAATCTAGACAGAATGTGACTTGTTCAGcttgaaaatgaaaaaggtaaGGCCCCGGAGGATGGGGAGGAGGTAACCTTCAGAGTCCACTCTCCTCCCCCATCTGTCCCTTCCCCTGTCCAAATGGCACTTTGGGTGGTCAGTCCGGAGCTCGGTGGTGCCGCTGGAGGCCACCAGCAGACCCATTAGAGGTGTGTGTCCTCCTCCTCGTCTAGGTCATCCTTGGTCAGGTTGTCCAGAGGGACGATCCAGCTGTCCCCCAGCTCCCCATTGAGGTTGACCACCTTCTTCTCTTGCATCTCAGAAGAGGTCTCCATCACTTCCAGGGTTGGGTTGTCATGGTAACCGTTCTCCACGGTCTGCAACTCCTCGGTTAGTCGCTGCTGGAGTAGGGAAGCAAGGGTCATCATGGGGGCTGTGGGCTTCGATGCACGCCTAGACCCAGGAACCCCAGCTTGGCTAAAGGGAACACATGTGGGTCACACGTGGGGGCTGGCCTACCTCAAACTAGTTTGAGACAAAAGACTTGCCCTGAATTCCAAAATGCCCCATCACCTCACCTTTGCCCTGGTGGCAGATCTGTGAAGTCAGTGGAGATGGACTTTGCTGTCCAGAGTCCCCTAagctccttcctcttctctgttcCTTCTCCCCAAACCCTCCCTCTGGCACCTGCCTCACAGTCATAATCAACAGGGAAGGACCGAATGGAAGGGATCTCCCTCAGGTGGGACGCTGGGGTCCTCTCTAAGCCTGGGGCAAGATGGGGCAGGCAGTCCCCAGAGTCCCCCTGCTGCAGACAGCAGCCATCTGGCAACAGCGTTCTCTTTCTCAGATACAACCTCGggtgcacattagaatcacctggggagcttttctAACACAGTACTGACGAGTCCAGAGATTCTGTCTGAGCTGGTGTGTGAGGAAGCTAGGCCTGGAAACTTTTTAACACTCCCCACAGTGTGAGGCAGGACTGAGAATCACGAGTCTGGGTAGAACCACAAAGACAGGAATTGTAGTGAGGGAGGTGAGAGAATTTGGGTTACACAGGCACACCTGGATCCATTTATATGCATCCTCAGCTCAGCTCTGCGAGGTAGATGTTACCGCTACCCTGCAGATGAGACACCTGAAGCTAAGAGGTTATCTGACTTACTCCGGGTCCCACAGATAAgggggcagagccaggacttaAACCAATCCTGCTGATTCCAAAGCCCAggcgcccccacccccaccacccaccATGCATCCTCTTCACTGTCCCTCATGAGGGAGGGTCTCTGCCTGTCAGGAGGGTTCGAGGCCCACTCACTTTGCTCCCATGTAACTCAGGAATAATGAGGGGACACTTCACCTGGTGACCCAGACTGCTGCCCTGACTAGGGAGGGCAGTGCTCACCTGGTCCTTCCTCTGGGAGAGGCGCTGGTGGCAGCAGCCGTAGAGGGCCGCAACCAGGAGCAGGAAGGATGCCATGCAGACGATGGTGATGATGAGGGGCATGCTGAAGCGATCCTCAGTCTCTTCTGGTGGTCCCTGGTCCCCCAGCTGCATGTGACTGACTCCCGCCTGGCCAGGAAGGAGAAAGTTACGTGCTAAAAACAGGCGCTAGGGCTCCCTCTCACTGAACCCCCTTTCACTGCGTGTGAGCTCCTCTGCTTGGGTCTGCTGTCCCTTTTCCACCACACCCTCTTATCCCCCTCCCTTCCAGATGCTTGCACACTAGAGGGCTCCTTTGCATGAGAGAGAAGCTGTGGGCTTCCCAGGACAGCCTCCTGACCAGTCTGTGCCAATGCTTGGGAGGAGTCCCCTTACCTCTTTTAGGTCATCCCATTTGTCCTTCAGCTGCTCGTATATGTCCTTGGGAAGGAGCTTTGCTGTGGGAGAGCAGGGAGAGCTGCTGTCTCACTGGCCTAGCTCAGAGCCACGCGGTAGGGGTGAGGCACACCGAGAGGGGCAAGTTTGACACTCCTTAGGGAACTGAAGGAACACACCCATCCCATTCCCCAGAACCACACAGGCCTTAGTCCCTCTTCCTCAACTCACTCGTGATCACGATTTCTTTGACTGCCACTGCCTGGCTTTCTGGAACAGGTACCAGCACTACATTGCAGTCATCGTGAGCTGGGTTGAAGGTGGCCTTGGCTGCTTGGCACAGGATGGTGACCAGGTTATCATCTGAAGAGCTGCTTACCTGCTGTGGGGAGAACACAGGCCACTCCTCAGAGAGCGTTATGGCTGCTGAGGCTTATGGGGCTGCCGCTGAGCTAAGGGCAGGAGGCCGCTGCCCTGCTGGCAGCAGTCCCCCTCCCCAGCCGCAACTGTGCCATGCCAGGCCTAGCAGGAGTCAGGAGTCACGTGCTATTCTCCCGGGCCAACTTCGCCATCTCTGCCCCCATCCAGATCACCGTTCCCCCACCCTGTGTTCCAGGTCTCTGTGTGCATGATACCCTTCACTCCAGTGTCCATTTGTGCCCCCAGGTCGTTGAGGGCTGCTGCCCATTTCCATCTCTCCCTGGAAGGTGCTGGAGGAAGCATAGCACAGCAACCCCACCCACTGCTAGGCAACCCTAATTCTCCCATAATGTTGCCTTTTTCCCAGCTTTTCATGTCCAGTTCAGAGACCTGGGAAGGCCACAGTGCTCAGCACAAGGTCGCCTGTCTCAAAGCTGAAATACCTGTGCGCTTCCCTAAGCAAAGACTCTGGCTCTGAAGCATGAACATGCTCATGGGGCAGGGGCACCTTGGAGTGCCCCTTGGAGGAGGGGGTATGCGGGAGCTTAGAGGGGACTTCAGGTATCTAAGAAGAACACAGCCACGTGGCCTTAGAGCCCAGGGTGAGGAGTAAAATGTGGGCAGGTTCTGTGCAAGCCTGCGTGCCATCTAGGGGAACCCCAGCTGATGTTTCACTCATCTGACTCCCAAATATGGGGCTCCTTCtttggaaggaggaagagaactcCAGGAATGGCTTACCTTAGGACCCCCATAAATCACCCCTTGGGTTCCATGTGGAATTTCCTTAGGCTAATACCCTGCCCTGGCACTAGGAAGGGATCCAGGGCTTTCCATCTTCCTCTTCTAGCAAAGGTAAAAAAGTGCTGCTCACAATCACACAGCCTGCCACACTTTATCCAGGGAGAGACCTGAGGAGAGGTGAGGCAGGCATCCGACCACTGCAGGGCTAACCTCAGTAGGCTTCCTGCCTTGTCCCTGGAGCCCAACCCACGAGCACTCTGCTCCCTTTTGAAACTTAGGTTTAAATGCATGCACTTGTGACATTCACTAGGAAAAATGCCAGCAAAATGGACACCCAAAAGGAAACAACTGCAGAAAATGCAGGAGGCATCGAAGTGCCGTAAGCCTAAGCTCTCAAACCATGTTCCATTCTGTTCTAGCACCTGGGGTGGCTGCAAAACCCGGACTGATCAGGAGAGGGCAGCAGCGAGCCAGTCATCCCCGGCTGCAGCTTACTGAGCCCAGACCACGGCCCTTGACCCCAGGGTGACTGGCAGTGAGACATGGCTGGCATGCTGCTCCCTCTCGCAGACAAGTACCCCCCACCCCCGAGAACAGCTGCTGGCAGTGGCTCCCGACATACCTGAGCCCTATTCTCTCCCTCCCACCTGTCCCAGAAACTCCTCAGGTCAGAGAGAGGGTCTCAGACAGGGCTCCAGGATGTGTGAAGCCACACACTAGGGCAGGGAGGATCTGGcaggcctcacctctcctttTCAAATGAGACTCGGAAGCCCATAGATAGCAACTTGCCAAAGTCACCCCAGAGCTAAGGGGCAAACAGGAAGCATGGGCAGGTCTCCTGCCCCAGACCACTGGGAACACACACAGTGAAGCTGAGGGTGTCTGGGTGCTTTGACGGCCCTGAGGGAATCCTGCCTGCAGAGAGGTCTGCGCCTAGAAAAGTCTGTGCCTCCGCCTGCCCTCTGGGAGACTGGGAGGCTCCGAGGACAGAACACAGGGCTCAGATATTCCCCTCCACCTTCCCTGCTACCTGCACCCTGAGGAGCTGCATGCAGGTGTGGGTGGGGCTCCTCTGGGTGAGATACTCACGCACAGGCTGGTCCTCGTGAAGTTCAGGATAAGCAGGTCCTCATTCGGTTTTTCAGGAGAACCGCAGCTTATCTGGAAGAAGCCACTGAGATTAAGGTTCAGGTTACAAGCCAGGGAATCTTTGACCACCCCCTCACCCTGGGTAAGTGACCCAGAAAGGAAGAAGTTCATGGTAAGCAGGGCCAGTTCCAGAGCCCAGTGTCCTGGGTGCCCAGCCATCTAGTCTAGCATGGGTCAaagccagggagacagaggggccAGTGGAAACCTCTGTTCACCATCCTGACTAGGGGCTCTTGGTTGGAGGGAAGAACAGAAAGGCTTTTCTTGGGGGCTCTTCTACCGAGTTGGGCCTCTGATTGTCCCACCCTCGCTGAAATTACCTTGTTCCTCCCAAAAGCCAAGGTGGGAAATCTGCTGGGGCCTTCGGGGGCAGTGGAAGCCAGCTTGGGGCTGGTTCTCGTGGGTGTCCTAACGGGAGTGCTGGCCATAGTTCCCGGTGCCACACTTGTGTGCTGTTGTGACACTGCCTCGGAAGAGCTCACAGGGATGACTGGCCTCTGGCTGGAAGCCTGTTGTGTTTCTTGTACGGTAGCCACTGATGCTGTCATTGGGAAAACAAGtgatgagaagagagagaaaaggacgGTCTTTTCTTGCTCTGTTTTCCTGGGTTCTTTGGTCTTATCCCTCGTGGGGATGGATGAAATAGACCCTATAACACTTTACACGGTGGGTCAGACTATATGAGCCGGCGTAAGACCTGGACCTGGCATGGTCGTGTGACTTTCTCCCTCAGTCGTGGGGCCTGTCACCACAAGGTGGACACTGTGGGCTCCAGAGTCAGTGGAAGTAAGTCACAGCAGTGACAATGATGCCCGCAGTGATAGCTAACACTTACTGGGCTTTTACTTCCTGTAGAGGGACTGAGGGCTTCAAAGGCACTTTCCTGCTTAACCCTCACCACAACCCCATAAGGAAGAAACCatcattatccctattttataaatggggaaactgaggctcagtggggCTCAATGGTTTGCCCAGGGTCACATGTCATCAAGCGACAGTGCCGGGATTTGAACGCAGGCTTCCCCGACTCAGAGCCCCCTCTGCCAGTGCAGCaatctttctctcccctctgggTTCAGAGTCTCAGCCTCACGCCCAGAAATCTGGGTCAACAGACCTGAGAAGAATCACGGTCTTGACGCTCAAGAGCCACCAGTAGATTTCGAAGTTAATTGAAAGGTTAAGAACTGCACTTAAAAGTAACTATAGAAAACGCATGAGGTGCAACAGGCAGTTAAGTCCTATTGATGAAATATTTGTTTCAGTAATGTAGATAAATTACGTGTGTTTTTTGCACCAtgatgtaaaattaaaatgtgtttcttactGTAAGTTGCCATCAAGCAGGTCGGAGCAGCAGGGTTCTGGCGGACTTCCActacaggcagtccccgagttacaaacatgaGACGGACTATGAccacacttacaaacagaggctattacagctAACAGGTAAATGTGCCTATTCCAACTTAAGAGCAAACTACAGAACTTAACTTGTTCATAACCTGTACCCTTCTACCCTCTCTGCCCAGTCTCACCCCTGAATAGACGGTTGGCTTATCTACAGGCTAAACTGTCTGAACAAAGAACTCTCATCAGAGGACACAGCCCTGCCGGTCTCTGCTTTTCTCCGGCATGGGGAACAGGCGACAATGAAGGTAGAATGTATTCATGATATTTGACCCTCGGCATAAATCTCCATCTTCCAGCTGAGCAACCATACAGAGTATAAGCATTGAAAAGTTTGTTCTTGCTTGAAAAAAGCCCAAAGCATCACTTACACTGCGTGGTAGGTCCCCTGTCGGGTGGGAAGGTGTGGCTAAGGCCAACCACAGTGCCTGCACTACTTAAAGCTGTGGCAGGAGGGTGCTGTCCCGTGGGAGAGCTCTTGAAGGGCTCCGAAGTAACGTTAGTCAATGGGTGAGAGTTTGCCGGGTTTGTTGCCGGAGGAAGGGCAGAAGCGGATTTTAAGGTGTTAACCCCAGGGGTAGGTTGCACGGTGGTGTGACTTTCTCCCTCAGTCGCGGGGCCTGTTGTCACAATGGGGTCACTGTGGGCTCCAGAGTCAGTGGAAGTAGCGACACCTTTTGTGGTTTCAGGCTTCGTTGGAACAGTGGATGAAGCAAAGGTAGGCCTGCTCGAAACGCCAACAACCGTGGGGCCACCAGCAGTTGTCGTGAGGGTTCTCTGGGTTGAGGCTTCATCTGGGGTTGTAGTTCCCACCGGGCCGCTGGACGCTGCAGGGGAGTTGGTGTCCTGGTCGCGGGCGGTCGCTGTCACCGTGCTAGGGGTCGTTTGTGCTGTGCTCTGTTGGGCTGTCTTTGTAGTCACTATTGTGCTACCAGGTGTTATAGTTGTGGCTGACACCATCTTGGTGGCCCCATCTGATTTATCATTGGTCTGGCTGGTTGGAGCTGTTTGCAAAAAGACAACACAGAAATCAAGTTAGGGTATCAGCGGGGAGCTTTTCTCTACACACTTCCCCAGCACAGAGGCCTTACCCCCAAGCTCTGCCATCTGCCTTGCGGAAGACCTGGGTTCCTGATGTGTCTAGATTTTTCTGGGGTTCAAAAAACCTCTAGAAGGGGCGGGcccccctgtggctcagtcggtagggcgccagccccatatgctgagggtggcaggttcaggcccagctctggccaaagtgcaacaaaaaaaaaaaacagctaggcgttgtggcgggcgcctgtagtcccagctactcaggaggctgaggcaagagaatcgcctaagcccaggagttgcaggttgctgtgagctgtgatgctacagcactctaccaaaggtgataaagtgagactctgtctctacaaaaaaaaaaaaaaaaaaacctctagaaGAGAAGCCTGGAGCGAGGCAGGCAGGGGAGGTCAAGGGAACTGCTGCTGAAGGGGAAGCCCAGGCCCAGGCAGCAAGCCCACTGCCCGGGGAGGCAGCAGCCATCCTGCAACCTCCCTCCAGGCCCACGTTTCTCAACACGTCATCACAGAACCAGCTGCTAAGAATACTTCTGTCCCAGGGGCATATCCCTGCAGAAGAGTCCACAGACTGAGGCTTACTGAACTGTCCTGGCCCTGTTCTAAGCATGGCCTCTGTGCTCAGGGAAATTCTCAGGGAAATTATCACCTAGAAGGAGAGATTGACA is a window from the Nycticebus coucang isolate mNycCou1 chromosome 11, mNycCou1.pri, whole genome shotgun sequence genome containing:
- the PODXL gene encoding podocalyxin isoform X3 gives rise to the protein MVQQERPEVRRAPDLAVPPANHCGGDTCRGHLCTEAGCPPGAPRPPGQLPGARSRPPARGPPPTALQGGVSSSAHCSLPSARPAPAPPGPAAAAAGALLGRGGVGRGRGGGRRGRDGSRRGCWRGRSRADAAQDAAAAAAALPLAPRPSPALRQLRRERAAERDSRVPDHRRAAGATARPPRAAPTLPPPGRTDAPSASPAATCSRPGGEDTMRSALALSAVLLLLLPPPSLFDNAPTSQTNDKSDGATKMVSATTITPGSTIVTTKTAQQSTAQTTPSTVTATARDQDTNSPAASSGPVGTTTPDEASTQRTLTTTAGGPTVVGVSSRPTFASSTVPTKPETTKGVATSTDSGAHSDPIVTTGPATEGESHTTVQPTPGVNTLKSASALPPATNPANSHPLTNVTSEPFKSSPTGQHPPATALSSAGTVVGLSHTFPPDRGPTTQSSVATVQETQQASSQRPVIPVSSSEAVSQQHTSVAPGTMASTPVRTPTRTSPKLASTAPEGPSRFPTLAFGRNKISCGSPEKPNEDLLILNFTRTSLCVSSSSDDNLVTILCQAAKATFNPAHDDCNVVLVPVPESQAVAVKEIVITTKLLPKDIYEQLKDKWDDLKEAGVSHMQLGDQGPPEETEDRFSMPLIITIVCMASFLLLVAALYGCCHQRLSQRKDQQRLTEELQTVENGYHDNPTLEVMETSSEMQEKKVVNLNGELGDSWIVPLDNLTKDDLDEEEDTHL
- the PODXL gene encoding podocalyxin isoform X2, with the protein product MVQQERPEVRRAPDLAVPPANHCGGDTCRGHLCTEAGCPPGAPRPPGQLPGARSRPPARGPPPTALQGGVSSSAHCSLPSARPAPAPPGPAAAAAGALLGRGGVGRGRGGGRRGRDGSRRGCWRGRSRADAAQDAAAAAAALPLAPRPSPALRQLRRERAAERDSRVPDHRRAAGATARPPRAAPTLPPPGRTDAPSASPAATCSRPGGEDTMRSALALSAVLLLLLPPPSLFDNAPTSQTNDKSDGATKMVSATTITPGSTIVTTKTAQQSTAQTTPSTVTATARDQDTNSPAASSGPVGTTTPDEASTQRTLTTTAGGPTVVGVSSRPTFASSTVPTKPETTKGVATSTDSGAHSDPIVTTGPATEGESHTTVQPTPGVNTLKSASALPPATNPANSHPLTNVTSEPFKSSPTGQHPPATALSSAGTVVGLSHTFPPDRGPTTQSSVATVQETQQASSQRPVIPVSSSEAVSQQHTSVAPGTMASTPVRTPTRTSPKLASTAPEGPSRFPTLAFGRNKISCGSPEKPNEDLLILNFTRTSLCQVSSSSDDNLVTILCQAAKATFNPAHDDCNVVLVPVPESQAVAVKEIVITTKLLPKDIYEQLKDKWDDLKEAGVSHMQLGDQGPPEETEDRFSMPLIITIVCMASFLLLVAALYGCCHQRLSQRKDQRLTEELQTVENGYHDNPTLEVMETSSEMQEKKVVNLNGELGDSWIVPLDNLTKDDLDEEEDTHL
- the PODXL gene encoding podocalyxin isoform X1, producing MVQQERPEVRRAPDLAVPPANHCGGDTCRGHLCTEAGCPPGAPRPPGQLPGARSRPPARGPPPTALQGGVSSSAHCSLPSARPAPAPPGPAAAAAGALLGRGGVGRGRGGGRRGRDGSRRGCWRGRSRADAAQDAAAAAAALPLAPRPSPALRQLRRERAAERDSRVPDHRRAAGATARPPRAAPTLPPPGRTDAPSASPAATCSRPGGEDTMRSALALSAVLLLLLPPPSLFDNAPTSQTNDKSDGATKMVSATTITPGSTIVTTKTAQQSTAQTTPSTVTATARDQDTNSPAASSGPVGTTTPDEASTQRTLTTTAGGPTVVGVSSRPTFASSTVPTKPETTKGVATSTDSGAHSDPIVTTGPATEGESHTTVQPTPGVNTLKSASALPPATNPANSHPLTNVTSEPFKSSPTGQHPPATALSSAGTVVGLSHTFPPDRGPTTQSSVATVQETQQASSQRPVIPVSSSEAVSQQHTSVAPGTMASTPVRTPTRTSPKLASTAPEGPSRFPTLAFGRNKISCGSPEKPNEDLLILNFTRTSLCQVSSSSDDNLVTILCQAAKATFNPAHDDCNVVLVPVPESQAVAVKEIVITTKLLPKDIYEQLKDKWDDLKEAGVSHMQLGDQGPPEETEDRFSMPLIITIVCMASFLLLVAALYGCCHQRLSQRKDQQRLTEELQTVENGYHDNPTLEVMETSSEMQEKKVVNLNGELGDSWIVPLDNLTKDDLDEEEDTHL